A genome region from Streptomyces xanthophaeus includes the following:
- a CDS encoding AAA family ATPase: MQHGVGGGGAGWGQPGPRPSAPPQPPIPPAQGWPGSPPPQSPPQPPHQPQQPPHQHHQSQPVPAVPEATGHIPLPPAVPGTGGAVLAVLLIGPAGAGKTTVARHWASTRPVPTAHVSLDDVREWVCSGFADPQAGWNEHSEAQYRLARRTCGFAARNYLANGISCILDDAVFPDRPVVGLGGWKRHVGPTLLPVVLLPGLEIVLERNAARSGNRRLSDEEVARIHGRMAGWYGSGLPIIDNSHLDVEGTARALDEALARALSAPGGWPG; this comes from the coding sequence ATGCAGCACGGAGTGGGGGGCGGGGGCGCGGGCTGGGGGCAGCCGGGACCGCGTCCGTCGGCGCCCCCGCAGCCGCCGATACCCCCGGCACAGGGCTGGCCGGGTTCGCCCCCGCCGCAGTCTCCGCCCCAGCCGCCTCACCAGCCCCAGCAACCGCCTCACCAGCACCATCAGTCGCAGCCGGTGCCCGCTGTGCCGGAGGCCACCGGGCACATCCCGCTGCCTCCCGCGGTGCCGGGCACCGGCGGGGCCGTCCTCGCCGTACTGCTGATCGGCCCGGCCGGTGCCGGTAAGACCACCGTCGCCCGGCACTGGGCCAGCACCCGGCCCGTGCCGACCGCCCACGTGAGCCTGGACGACGTCCGCGAGTGGGTCTGCTCCGGCTTCGCCGACCCCCAGGCGGGCTGGAACGAGCACTCCGAGGCCCAGTACCGGCTCGCCCGCCGCACCTGCGGTTTCGCCGCCCGCAACTACCTGGCGAACGGCATCTCCTGCATCCTGGACGACGCCGTCTTCCCGGACCGGCCCGTGGTCGGGCTGGGCGGCTGGAAGCGGCACGTGGGCCCCACGCTGCTGCCGGTGGTGCTGCTGCCCGGCCTGGAGATCGTCCTGGAGCGCAACGCGGCCCGCTCCGGCAATCGCCGGCTCTCCGACGAGGAAGTCGCGCGGATCCACGGCCGGATGGCCGGCTGGTACGGCTCCGGACTGCCGATCATCGACAACTCCCACCTCGACGTCGAGGGCACCGCCCGCGCCCTCGACGAGGCCCTGGCACGCGCCCTGTCGGCCCCCGGCGGCTGGCCCGGCTAG
- a CDS encoding aminopeptidase P family protein, producing MSDVYAARRDLLRDRCAAAGNAAALITRPANVRYLSGASPLGAVLLVGPTEDMLFCSGAPTGEADEGRLDEHLDVSVLGSPGGDPAVAAADLAASVRADSLAVEEHHLTVGRHRALRSVAPKLRLADLGTAVEQQRLVKDEEEIACLRIAAEIADQALGELLESILVGRTERHLALELERRLVDHGADGPAFPTSVGTGPHSGRSRHRPSDRRVEEGDFLTVCLGANYRGYRCEIGRTFVIGTSPADWQIELYDLVFTAQRAGREALLPGAAYRDVDHAARSVLDSAGHSEALAPWTGHGVGLEIDEDPQLAPTAMGKLDACVPVTVEPGVHLPGRGGVRIDDTLVVRPEADGGPELLTITTKELLAL from the coding sequence ATGTCAGACGTGTACGCCGCCCGCCGGGACCTGCTTCGCGACCGATGTGCCGCCGCGGGGAACGCCGCCGCACTGATCACGCGTCCGGCGAACGTCCGCTACCTCTCCGGGGCGTCCCCGCTCGGCGCGGTGCTGCTCGTCGGCCCCACCGAGGACATGCTGTTCTGCTCCGGGGCGCCCACCGGCGAGGCCGACGAGGGCCGCCTCGACGAGCACCTGGACGTCTCCGTCCTGGGCAGCCCCGGCGGGGACCCGGCCGTCGCCGCCGCCGACCTGGCCGCCTCCGTCCGGGCAGACTCGCTCGCGGTGGAGGAACACCACCTCACCGTCGGCCGCCACCGGGCCCTGCGCTCCGTCGCGCCCAAACTGCGCCTCGCCGACCTCGGCACCGCCGTCGAGCAGCAGCGCCTCGTCAAGGACGAGGAGGAGATCGCCTGCCTGCGGATCGCCGCCGAGATCGCCGACCAGGCCCTCGGGGAGCTGCTGGAGTCCATCCTCGTCGGGCGCACCGAACGGCACCTCGCCCTGGAGCTGGAGCGGCGGCTCGTCGACCACGGGGCGGACGGCCCCGCCTTCCCGACCTCCGTCGGCACCGGCCCGCACTCCGGCCGCTCCCGGCACCGGCCCTCCGACCGCAGGGTGGAGGAGGGCGACTTCCTCACGGTCTGCCTGGGCGCCAACTACCGTGGCTACCGGTGCGAGATCGGCCGGACCTTCGTGATCGGCACCAGCCCCGCCGACTGGCAGATCGAGCTGTACGACCTCGTCTTCACCGCCCAGCGGGCCGGGCGCGAGGCCTTGCTGCCCGGGGCCGCGTACCGGGACGTGGACCATGCCGCACGCTCCGTCCTGGACTCCGCGGGTCACTCGGAAGCCCTCGCTCCGTGGACCGGACACGGCGTGGGCCTCGAAATCGACGAGGACCCGCAGCTTGCACCTACGGCAATGGGTAAACTGGACGCTTGCGTGCCGGTCACCGTCGAACCGGGGGTTCACCTCCCGGGCCGGGGAGGTGTCCGGATCGATGACACGCTCGTCGTACGCCCCGAGGCGGACGGCGGTCCCGAGCTACTCACCATTACGACCAAGGAGCTGCTCGCGCTCTAG
- the efp gene encoding elongation factor P — protein sequence MASTNDLKNGMVLKLDGDQLWSVVEFQHVKPGKGPAFVRTKLKHVLSGKVVDKTFNAGTKVETATIDRRDMQFSYMDGEYFVFMDMTTFDQLMVDKKAVGDAANFLIEGFTASVAQHEGEVLYVELPAAVELKIEHTDPGVQGDRSTGGTKPATLETGYEIQVPLFVTTGETVKVDTRTSDYLGRKSN from the coding sequence GTGGCTTCCACGAACGACCTCAAGAACGGCATGGTGCTCAAGCTCGACGGTGACCAGCTCTGGTCCGTCGTCGAGTTCCAGCACGTCAAGCCCGGCAAGGGCCCGGCCTTCGTGCGCACCAAGCTCAAGCACGTGCTCTCCGGCAAGGTCGTCGACAAGACGTTCAACGCCGGCACGAAGGTCGAGACGGCCACCATCGACCGCCGTGACATGCAGTTCTCTTACATGGACGGCGAGTACTTCGTCTTCATGGACATGACCACCTTCGACCAGCTGATGGTGGACAAGAAGGCTGTCGGCGACGCCGCCAACTTCCTGATCGAGGGCTTCACCGCCTCTGTCGCCCAGCACGAGGGCGAGGTGCTCTACGTCGAGCTCCCGGCCGCGGTCGAGCTCAAGATCGAGCACACCGACCCGGGCGTCCAGGGCGACCGCTCCACCGGTGGCACCAAGCCCGCCACCCTGGAGACCGGCTACGAGATCCAGGTCCCGCTCTTCGTCACCACCGGCGAGACGGTCAAGGTCGACACCCGCACCAGCGACTACCTCGGCCGGAAGAGCAACTAA
- the nusB gene encoding transcription antitermination factor NusB gives MAARSNARKRAFQILFEADQRDVPVREVLADWIRHARSDDRQPPVSAFTMDLVEGYADKVNRIDDLIITYAVDWELDRMPVADRNILRLGAYELIWVDDTPDAVAIDEAVQLAKEFSTDESPSFVNGLLARFKDLKPSLRRSES, from the coding sequence GTGGCTGCTCGGAGCAATGCGCGCAAGCGCGCCTTCCAGATCCTCTTCGAGGCGGACCAGCGCGACGTGCCCGTCCGCGAGGTCCTCGCGGACTGGATCCGCCACGCGCGGTCGGACGACCGGCAGCCGCCGGTCAGCGCCTTCACGATGGATCTCGTCGAGGGTTACGCCGACAAGGTGAACCGCATCGACGATCTGATCATCACCTACGCCGTGGACTGGGAACTCGACCGCATGCCGGTCGCGGACCGGAACATCCTGCGGCTCGGTGCCTACGAGCTGATCTGGGTGGACGACACCCCGGACGCCGTGGCCATCGACGAGGCCGTCCAGCTGGCCAAGGAGTTCTCGACGGACGAGTCCCCCTCGTTCGTGAACGGGCTGCTGGCCCGTTTCAAGGACCTGAAGCCGAGCCTGCGGCGCAGCGAGAGCTGA
- the bldD gene encoding transcriptional regulator BldD produces the protein MSSEYAKQLGAKLRAIRTQQGLSLHGVEEKSQGRWKAVVVGSYERGDRAVTVQRLAELADFYGVPVQELLPGTTPGGAAEPPPKLRLDLERLAGVPAEKAGPLQRYAATIQSQRGDYNGKVLSIRQDDLRTLAVIYDQSPSVLTEQLISWGVLDADARRAVAHEEL, from the coding sequence ATGTCCAGCGAATACGCCAAACAGCTCGGGGCCAAGCTCCGCGCCATCCGCACCCAGCAGGGCCTTTCCCTCCACGGTGTCGAGGAGAAGTCCCAGGGCCGGTGGAAGGCCGTCGTGGTCGGTTCCTACGAGCGCGGGGACCGCGCCGTGACCGTCCAGCGTCTTGCCGAGCTGGCGGACTTCTACGGGGTTCCGGTGCAGGAGCTGCTGCCGGGTACGACGCCCGGCGGGGCTGCCGAGCCGCCGCCGAAGCTGCGTCTCGACCTGGAGCGCCTGGCGGGCGTGCCCGCCGAGAAGGCCGGCCCGCTGCAGCGTTACGCGGCGACGATCCAGAGCCAGCGCGGCGACTACAACGGCAAGGTGCTGTCGATCCGCCAGGACGACCTGCGCACCCTGGCCGTCATCTATGACCAGTCCCCCTCGGTCCTGACCGAGCAGCTGATCAGCTGGGGCGTGCTGGACGCGGACGCCCGTCGCGCGGTGGCGCACGAGGAACTCTGA
- the pyrR gene encoding bifunctional pyr operon transcriptional regulator/uracil phosphoribosyltransferase PyrR: protein MDTQQNTDSMRPVLEAQDIARVLTRIAHEIVERAKGADDVVLLGIPTRGVYLARRLAAKLEEITGAKIPVGSLDITMYRDDLRMKPARAIGRTEIPGDDLDGRLVVLVDDVLFSGRTIRAALDALGDLGRPRAVQLAVLVDRGHRELPIRADYVGKNLPTSLRETVKVQLQEEDGRDAVLLGQRTAQAAGR from the coding sequence ATGGACACCCAGCAGAACACCGATTCCATGCGCCCCGTACTCGAAGCGCAGGACATCGCGCGGGTCCTGACCCGCATCGCCCACGAGATCGTCGAACGCGCCAAGGGTGCCGACGACGTGGTGCTCCTCGGCATTCCCACCCGCGGTGTCTACCTCGCCCGCCGGCTGGCCGCCAAGCTCGAAGAGATCACCGGCGCGAAGATCCCGGTCGGCTCCCTCGACATCACCATGTACCGCGACGACCTGCGGATGAAGCCCGCCCGCGCGATCGGTCGCACCGAGATCCCCGGCGACGACCTCGACGGCCGCCTCGTCGTCCTCGTCGACGACGTGCTCTTCTCCGGCCGCACCATCCGCGCCGCCCTCGACGCCCTCGGCGACCTCGGCCGCCCCCGCGCCGTGCAGCTCGCGGTCCTCGTCGACAGAGGCCACCGCGAACTGCCGATCCGCGCCGACTACGTCGGCAAGAACCTCCCCACGTCGCTGCGGGAGACCGTCAAGGTCCAGCTCCAGGAGGAGGACGGCCGTGACGCCGTGCTGCTCGGCCAGCGGACCGCCCAGGCAGCAGGCCGATAG
- a CDS encoding aspartate carbamoyltransferase catalytic subunit, protein MKRHLISAADLTRDDAVLILDTAEEMARVADRPIKKLPTLRGLTVVNLFFEDSTRTRISFEAAAKRLSADVINFSAKGSSVSKGESLKDTALTLEAMGADAVVIRHHASGAPYRLATSGWIDSAVVNAGDGTHEHPTQALLDAFTMRRRLVGRDAGLGKDLNGRRITIVGDVLHSRVARSNVHLLHTLGAEVTLVAPPTLVPIGVETWPCEVSYNLDEVLPKSDAVMMLRVQRERMNAAFFPTEREYSRRYGLDGDRMAKMPEHAIVMHPGPMNRGMEITAQVADSDRCTAVEQVANGVSTRMAVLYLLLGGSEPAVTTTPAAPARTEESK, encoded by the coding sequence ATGAAGCGCCACCTCATCTCGGCCGCCGACCTCACGCGCGACGACGCCGTCCTGATCCTCGACACCGCCGAGGAGATGGCCCGTGTCGCGGACCGGCCGATCAAGAAGCTGCCCACCCTGCGCGGCCTCACCGTCGTCAACCTCTTCTTCGAGGACTCGACCCGCACCCGGATCTCCTTCGAGGCGGCCGCCAAGCGGCTCTCGGCCGACGTCATCAACTTCTCCGCGAAGGGTTCCTCCGTTTCCAAGGGCGAATCCCTGAAGGACACCGCCCTGACCCTGGAGGCCATGGGTGCCGACGCGGTCGTCATCCGCCACCACGCCTCCGGCGCCCCCTACCGGCTCGCGACCTCCGGCTGGATCGACTCCGCCGTCGTCAACGCCGGCGACGGCACCCACGAGCACCCCACCCAGGCCCTGCTGGACGCCTTCACCATGCGCCGCCGCCTGGTCGGCCGCGACGCCGGCCTCGGCAAGGACCTGAACGGCCGCCGGATCACCATCGTCGGCGACGTCCTGCACAGCCGCGTGGCCCGCTCCAACGTCCACCTGCTGCACACCCTCGGCGCCGAGGTCACCCTGGTGGCCCCACCCACGCTCGTCCCGATCGGCGTCGAGACCTGGCCCTGCGAGGTCTCGTACAACCTCGACGAGGTGCTGCCGAAGTCCGATGCGGTGATGATGCTGCGTGTGCAGCGCGAACGCATGAACGCCGCCTTCTTCCCGACCGAGCGCGAGTACTCCCGCCGGTACGGCCTCGACGGCGACCGCATGGCGAAGATGCCCGAGCACGCCATCGTGATGCACCCCGGCCCGATGAACCGCGGCATGGAGATCACCGCCCAGGTCGCCGACTCCGACCGCTGCACGGCCGTCGAGCAGGTCGCCAACGGCGTCTCCACCCGGATGGCCGTCCTGTACCTGCTGCTCGGAGGCTCCGAGCCCGCCGTCACCACCACGCCCGCCGCCCCCGCCCGTACCGAGGAGAGCAAGTAA
- a CDS encoding dihydroorotase, with the protein MSKILIRGAKVLGGEAQDVLIDGETIAAVGTGLDAEGATVIEAEGQILLPGLVDLHTHLREPGREDSETVLTGTRAAASGGYTAVFAMANTFPVADTAGVVEQVWRLGKESGYCDVQPIGAVTVGLEGKQLSELGAMHESAARVTVFSDDGKCVDDAVIMRRALEYVKAFGGVVAQHAQEPRLTEGAQMNEGIVSAELGLGGWPAVAEESIIARDVLLAEHVGSRVHICHLSTAGSVEIVRWAKSRGIDVTAEVTPHHLLLTEELVRSYNAVYKVNPPLRTERDVMALREALADGTIDIVATDHAPHPHEDKDCEWAAAAMGMVGLETALSVVQQTMVETGLLDWAGVAERMSFAPARIGSLENHGRPVSAGEPANLTLVDTSYRGVVDPAHFASRSRNTPYEGRELPGRVTHTFLRGRATVVDGKLA; encoded by the coding sequence ATGAGCAAGATCCTTATCCGTGGCGCGAAGGTACTCGGCGGCGAGGCGCAGGACGTCCTGATCGACGGCGAGACCATCGCCGCCGTGGGCACGGGCCTGGACGCCGAGGGCGCGACCGTCATCGAGGCCGAGGGCCAGATCCTCCTCCCCGGACTCGTCGACCTGCACACCCACCTGCGCGAGCCCGGCCGCGAGGACTCCGAGACCGTCCTCACCGGCACCCGCGCCGCCGCCTCCGGCGGCTACACCGCCGTGTTCGCCATGGCGAACACCTTCCCGGTCGCCGACACCGCCGGCGTCGTCGAGCAGGTCTGGCGCCTGGGCAAGGAGTCCGGCTACTGCGACGTGCAGCCCATCGGCGCCGTCACCGTCGGCCTGGAGGGCAAGCAGCTCTCCGAGCTGGGCGCCATGCACGAGTCCGCCGCCCGCGTCACCGTCTTCTCCGACGACGGCAAGTGCGTGGACGACGCCGTGATCATGCGCCGCGCCCTGGAGTACGTGAAGGCCTTCGGCGGAGTCGTCGCCCAGCACGCCCAGGAGCCCCGCCTCACCGAGGGCGCCCAGATGAACGAGGGCATCGTCTCCGCGGAACTCGGTCTCGGCGGCTGGCCGGCCGTCGCCGAGGAGTCGATCATCGCCCGCGACGTCCTGCTCGCCGAGCACGTCGGCTCCCGCGTCCACATCTGCCACCTCTCCACCGCCGGATCCGTCGAGATCGTCCGCTGGGCCAAGTCCCGCGGCATCGACGTCACCGCCGAGGTCACCCCGCACCACCTCCTCCTCACCGAGGAGCTCGTGCGCTCGTACAACGCGGTCTACAAGGTCAACCCGCCGCTGCGCACCGAGCGCGACGTCATGGCCCTGCGCGAGGCCCTCGCCGACGGCACGATCGACATCGTCGCCACCGACCACGCCCCGCACCCGCACGAGGACAAGGACTGCGAGTGGGCCGCGGCCGCCATGGGCATGGTCGGCCTGGAGACCGCGCTCTCCGTCGTCCAGCAGACGATGGTCGAGACCGGACTGCTCGATTGGGCGGGCGTCGCCGAGCGGATGAGCTTCGCTCCGGCGCGCATCGGCAGCCTGGAGAACCACGGCCGTCCCGTCTCGGCAGGTGAACCCGCGAACCTGACCTTGGTCGATACCTCGTACCGTGGTGTCGTGGACCCCGCACACTTCGCCTCCCGCAGCCGCAACACGCCTTACGAGGGCCGTGAGCTGCCGGGGCGCGTCACTCATACCTTCCTGCGGGGCCGGGCAACGGTCGTGGACGGGAAACTGGCGTGA
- a CDS encoding PH-like domain-containing protein, whose translation MTPAVIQLAAEAAERQSAEVTSFGARMAWVIGLAVFVAFVYWLMRQGWKWRGALQNDLPELPAAPDGLPEHRLALTGRYHGSTTAGQWLDRIVAHGLGLRSRVELTLTDAGLDVVRPGANDFFVPAAQLRGARLDKGIAGKVLTEGGLLVVTWAHGDKLIDSGFRSDRAAEHAAWVEAINLMNSSITTEGAER comes from the coding sequence GTGACACCTGCAGTAATCCAACTGGCCGCCGAGGCCGCCGAACGACAGTCGGCGGAGGTGACCAGCTTCGGTGCCCGCATGGCGTGGGTGATCGGCCTGGCCGTCTTCGTCGCGTTCGTCTACTGGCTGATGCGGCAGGGCTGGAAATGGCGCGGCGCTCTGCAGAACGATCTGCCGGAGCTGCCCGCCGCACCCGACGGTCTTCCCGAGCACCGGCTGGCCCTGACGGGCCGGTACCACGGGTCCACCACCGCCGGGCAGTGGCTCGACCGGATCGTCGCGCACGGTCTGGGCCTGCGCAGCCGGGTCGAGCTCACGCTCACCGACGCGGGCCTCGATGTGGTCCGACCGGGGGCCAACGACTTCTTCGTACCGGCCGCGCAGCTGCGCGGCGCCCGCCTCGACAAGGGAATCGCGGGCAAGGTACTCACCGAGGGCGGTCTCCTCGTCGTCACCTGGGCGCACGGCGACAAGCTGATCGACTCCGGATTCCGCTCCGACCGCGCGGCCGAACACGCCGCCTGGGTCGAAGCCATCAATCTCATGAACTCATCCATCACGACGGAAGGCGCCGAACGATGA
- the carA gene encoding glutamine-hydrolyzing carbamoyl-phosphate synthase small subunit yields the protein MTTSTRGAAKAPAVLVLEDGRIFRGRAYGAVGETFGEAVFSTGMTGYQETLTDPSYHRQVVVMTAPHVGNTGVNDEDPESSRIWVAGYVVRDPARVPSNWRSRRSLDEELVKQGVVGISGIDTRALTRHLRERGAMRVGIFSGEAWVGIRDEALLAKVQAQPQMKGANLSAEVATKETYVVPAIGEKRFTVAAVDLGIKGMTPHRMAERGIEVHVLPATATVEDVYAVDPDGVFFSNGPGDPATADGPVAVMQGVLERKTPLFGICFGNQILGRALGFGTYKLKYGHRGINQPVQDRTTGKVEITAHNHGFAVDAPLDQVTETAYGRAEVSHVCLNDNVVEGLQLLDQPAFSVQYHPEAAAGPHDAAYLFDRFVSLMEAERA from the coding sequence ATGACGACCTCCACCAGGGGAGCAGCCAAAGCTCCCGCCGTACTCGTCCTGGAGGACGGTCGGATCTTCCGCGGCCGCGCCTACGGCGCTGTGGGGGAGACCTTCGGCGAGGCCGTGTTCTCCACCGGCATGACCGGCTACCAGGAGACCCTCACCGACCCGTCGTACCACCGGCAGGTCGTCGTGATGACCGCCCCGCACGTGGGCAACACGGGCGTCAACGACGAGGACCCCGAGTCCTCCCGCATCTGGGTCGCCGGCTACGTCGTCCGCGACCCCGCCCGCGTCCCCTCCAACTGGCGCTCCCGGCGCTCGCTGGACGAGGAGCTGGTCAAGCAGGGCGTCGTCGGGATCTCCGGCATCGACACCCGCGCCCTGACCCGCCACCTGCGCGAGCGCGGCGCCATGCGCGTCGGCATCTTCTCGGGCGAGGCCTGGGTCGGCATCCGCGACGAGGCCCTGCTGGCCAAGGTCCAGGCGCAGCCGCAGATGAAGGGCGCGAACCTCTCCGCCGAGGTCGCCACCAAGGAGACGTACGTCGTCCCCGCCATCGGCGAGAAGCGCTTCACCGTCGCGGCCGTCGACCTCGGCATCAAGGGCATGACCCCGCACCGGATGGCCGAACGCGGCATCGAGGTGCACGTGCTGCCCGCCACCGCCACCGTCGAGGACGTCTACGCGGTCGACCCCGACGGCGTGTTCTTCTCCAACGGCCCGGGCGACCCGGCCACCGCCGACGGCCCCGTCGCCGTCATGCAGGGCGTGCTGGAGCGCAAGACCCCGCTCTTCGGCATCTGCTTCGGCAACCAGATCCTGGGCCGCGCGCTCGGCTTCGGCACCTACAAGCTGAAGTACGGCCACCGCGGCATCAACCAGCCGGTGCAGGACCGCACCACCGGCAAGGTCGAGATCACCGCGCACAACCACGGCTTCGCCGTCGACGCGCCCCTCGACCAGGTCACCGAGACCGCCTACGGCCGCGCCGAGGTCTCCCACGTCTGCCTGAACGACAACGTCGTCGAAGGCCTCCAGCTGCTCGACCAGCCGGCCTTCAGCGTCCAGTACCACCCCGAGGCGGCCGCCGGCCCGCACGACGCCGCGTACCTCTTCGACCGCTTCGTATCCCTGATGGAGGCCGAGCGTGCCTAA